The Bacteroidota bacterium DNA window GCAAAGATTTATGGTTTGCTTATTAGCTTTAATAAATTAATGCCTGGTTCTGTGATTTTATACTTTTGATTTGGATGTGTTTTTTTATCTGGATACTCCATGGAAATCCATCCTAAATCTATGAGTGGGTCTAGATACTTTTTCCTGTTTTTTGATTGATTACTAATTTTAATAGCATTAAATAAATCTTCACGCCTTATCCAACTTTTAGCAATTTTAAGTATATCTGCTACTCTTGTATGAATCTCTGCATTAACTACCTCACTAGCTTGGTCACTAGCTTGGTTATCAGCTTGGTTACCTGCTTGGTTACAAAAAGCAATGATGTCTTCTATGTTGCTAAATGTTAGGCTTCTAGCTTGGTTACTTACTTGACTACTTTCATGCTCACTTCTTTTATGAAGAATAACTAATATACCACCATCCTTTTCTAAAATATCCGGCTCAGGAAGCTTAGCTTCTTTACATGCATTTATAATTTTAAGTGTACCTCGCCCCCAAGTATCAATATAACCAGCCATAAAGCATGCTTTTGCAATTTTAGGATTACGTGGACGAGAGTTATGCTCTTTTTTCAATTCTTCAAGAATAAGTCCCAAAGGCAAACCTCCTTCGTTCCAGATGGAAAGGCGGTCATCATAAACCCGCATCTGAATGTGTGCTCCCATATAAGTTCTGTGTACTAATGCATTGAGTAACATTTCTCTTAATGCATCCACAGGGTATTCATCATTCTCTATACGTTGCATTCCTGAAAAGACCACCGGTCTGGTTAAAAACTTATGATTCAGTTGTACCTGCACTTCGTTTAATATATGAACTAGGTTACCTTCTACAATTTCCTGGAATTTTAAGTCAGTTGAATCTTTCCTAAAACGGCCAATATTAACCTGAACATTGGGATAAAATCTACTAGGGTCTTTCCCGAAAAGAACAATAGCGGCTCGCTTTAATTTACTTCCATCGGTAAGTTGTAGTTTTTCAAGTATCTCAAATGTGGACAACCCTTTAGTTTCCGGCATTCTGCCCTTTTCCTTGCTGTCTTCTATGAATTTCTTTAGACTATCTTCATTAATGTCTTGAATATTTGCTCCTTCTTCAACTACATCATCCCAAGTTTTACCAGTTTTTTTTAATAAAAATTCAGTTAATTCAACCCCGGTCAACTCAAGGTTTGTACTGCCGGAACGATAATAAAACCTGCCTCTTAAAGATACGGCAACAGAGTAGGGGCTTACTTTTATGGAGATATATTTACTGCCTTCATCATCTTCTAACTGCACATCACAGATGATCCCCATACTATTTCGAATTTTATTCGGGACATCCGCCATGAGTCTTTCATAGTTAGGTAAGTGAACTACATTCCCAGAATCATTTTTTCCGATATAAATGATTCCTCCTATGGAGTTGGCAAAACCACATACCCATTTCAGGTAATCATCGTGCCAGATTTGTTTGTATTCTATGTTTTGTTGTTCGGGCAATTTTCTGATTTTCCTTCTGTGAACTTAATGCACTTAAATAGTACTTGCCCCCAAATTTAATAAACTAAATGCGTTTATACCATTGAATTCGAGAGTTCTGTTTTAGAGTAACATGCAATAACAGGTTATAATGTATTAGAATTAATATAACCAAGAAAACCATAATGGTTTACGTGATGATGCTCAAGTCAATATTTGATATATTGCAACAGTAAAATAAGGGAATAATAATATTGTATCATTCCCCATAACTAAAATTTAGTGCTAGAACTAATAGGTCTTCTTATTCATCAAATCTAATGAGGAGTAGATTACACATTTATCGTTCTTTGCTAATTCATCATCATCAAGATCGAGGCCGAATAGCTTTTCTTTTGCTATCTCACGCTTTTTCTTTAATTCTTGTTTAAACAGATAATCATCTTTTACAGCTGGATGTTCTTGCCCCTTGTTTTTATTATTTGCTCTTTGAAATGCTCTTTCTTTTTCTCTATCCTCATATTTTAATTTTTGTATCCTTAACTCTTGCTCCAACTCCAATTTTCGTACATCATATATTGATTTAGGATCGCTACTGCTATCACTACCACTATCACTACTACTACCAGAAGGGGGGATGTGATTACTGTCTGTATTCTGCGTTTTTGTATCATTTTGGGCACTACCGGTAGTACTACTACCACTACCGCTACCACTTTCTGAAACATCATTTTCTTCCATCGCTTGACTGTCCAGATACTCTTTCTTAATCTTTGAAATTTTTGTTGGTGAAACATTAAGACTTGTTTGGATAAATTGATATGATCGCCCTTCCTTGAGGAGCTTTAAAATTTCTTGGATTTTGGTTTCCATCTTAAGTTTGGTTTAAATTGTAAATAAAAATGTAAAATAATTTTAGCAGTTATTCCTTTGATGATTTAATGGGATTTTTCTTTTTTTCTTATCTTTTGAGTTGTTGAATTTTTAGGAATTATTATAGGTATAAATTGGGTTTTAAACTGTACTTTAGTACTACAAGCCTTTTTTCAGCCTTTATCTTTCAGTAAATCAACGACATGCACCTAAAAGACAATCAGTACTGAAAGTACAGTACTTTTTAATCTAACAAATTAAGACTTCTGTACTGATCTGTACTCTAATTGTACTTCTTAAACTGCTGTATTTCTGTATTATATATATGTTAAGTACTAAAGTACAGATATATTTATAAGTTATATAGTATTGTATTATCACACTTCTATAATTTGATTCCAAGTGTAAAATATTCGATGCTGTTGCGCTTGTCATCCTCTCCATTCTTTTCGGGATTGAAAGTATATCCTTTGTATTCACAATAAGCTTTTATGCATGCTTTAAACTTCCTGGAAGAATAAAATTTGATAATGGTTGGATTGTTCAATTTGAAGTCTTCGTAAAGACTGGATCTCTCAAGACTTGTATCCTTTCTTGAAGAGTCATAGAAATATGTTTCTGCCCAATCCAGAAAATCATTGCCCATAATTGCTATCAGTTCTCTTAATCTGATTGATTGCTGAGGTGCTTCTATCTTACCAAGTTTTAGATATGATTGAATAGAATAAGCCGCAACATTGTAGAATTTGTTCCATTGTTCATCCGGCCATTCATCCTGATCAAAGAAGATCCTACCGAATTCCTGTGCAGGATTTCGATTGCTGTTATAATAATCTGAAAAGCCAATTTTCCATTGTCGCCTTAAATCAGAGTTCCCATTGACTTTAAGAGCATGATTGGTGGAAATGTAAAGTTTAGGGGTTAAATCTTTGGGAATTGTAAAAGCAGACTTGTTCTTTGGGTTTACCACCAGCTGTCCTGTCAGGACAGGATATAAAAATTCAAAATCAAAACTTTGCCTTACATCATCGATAAGAATGATTCGGGTTCTTTCATCAACTCCTTGCCAGATATGGTTATCTTCGGTTAAATTTCTTTTCTTACCCGATATATAAGCGTATTTGAAG harbors:
- a CDS encoding transcriptional regulator, whose protein sequence is MPEQQNIEYKQIWHDDYLKWVCGFANSIGGIIYIGKNDSGNVVHLPNYERLMADVPNKIRNSMGIICDVQLEDDEGSKYISIKVSPYSVAVSLRGRFYYRSGSTNLELTGVELTEFLLKKTGKTWDDVVEEGANIQDINEDSLKKFIEDSKEKGRMPETKGLSTFEILEKLQLTDGSKLKRAAIVLFGKDPSRFYPNVQVNIGRFRKDSTDLKFQEIVEGNLVHILNEVQVQLNHKFLTRPVVFSGMQRIENDEYPVDALREMLLNALVHRTYMGAHIQMRVYDDRLSIWNEGGLPLGLILEELKKEHNSRPRNPKIAKACFMAGYIDTWGRGTLKIINACKEAKLPEPDILEKDGGILVILHKRSEHESSQVSNQARSLTFSNIEDIIAFCNQAGNQADNQASDQASEVVNAEIHTRVADILKIAKSWIRREDLFNAIKISNQSKNRKKYLDPLIDLGWISMEYPDKKTHPNQKYKITEPGINLLKLISKP
- a CDS encoding DNA primase, which translates into the protein WTKEEKGKTREEKLEEYQHFLSKINAFGYLSHSFNNSSKTWAVLGMDNTVSELGESNGGTGKSIFGFALGELFKYAYISGKKRNLTEDNHIWQGVDERTRIILIDDVRQSFDFEFLYPVLTGQLVVNPKNKSAFTIPKDLTPKLYISTNHALKVNGNSDLRRQWKIGFSDYYNSNRNPAQEFGRIFFDQDEWPDEQWNKFYNVAAYSIQSYLKLGKIEAPQQSIRLRELIAIMGNDFLDWAETYFYDSSRKDTSLERSSLYEDFKLNNPTIIKFYSSRKFKACIKAYCEYKGYTFNPEKNGEDDKRNSIEYFTLGIKL